One genomic window of Cannabis sativa cultivar Pink pepper isolate KNU-18-1 chromosome 2, ASM2916894v1, whole genome shotgun sequence includes the following:
- the LOC115721282 gene encoding piezo-type mechanosensitive ion channel homolog isoform X1, with amino-acid sequence MGRFLSGFLLPMLLLFAALLSWSLISLADLLAFLFVQYAAPKIGSRYLRKPLVTWCAIIFSLLVILSQAIFHIVLAIKGDQWSVVDTCWARLIGFLHVQSWISPSIVYFVVIQVLVACVALCEIHGSMSGLDPWRNSYFRGLDTSAVLIGSHVRVLCCLLLPGLQLIVGISHPSWISLPFFICSAIGLVDWSLTSNFLGLFRWWRHLLLYAGFNIILLYAYQLPIEYSEKLLWFADFIGLFRISANSAWSEICSVVSLFLFYIILSWIRCDLEEMDFIVSTGENNLTEQLLPKRHSFFIRKSRSGVRHTNVFLQRAVFRTFSINFFTYGFPITLLALTFWSFHFASLCAFGLLAYVGYVLYAFPPMLHLHRLNGSLLVFILFWGASTYVFNVAFTFFNKELDKDMVIWETIGLWHYSTPGLYLLAQFGLGVLVAMGNLVNNSVISYLSDEEGPSTIESSNVEGKEETIVFIVATIAWGLRKTSRVIVLALLLLMSTKSGMIHVVYMIFFMIHLLRDTVGKKLRISLILLCQAHFSLLYILELHVVSKTFNQKFSSFMDILSDLGLLNQTSGEFLPMALLACFCSIHNHGFDMVFSFSAIVQRAPYPPVGFSILRAGLIKSVLLSLSSSREYHRINSSNERKITSYLSAMGQKCLSAYRSWGTYIALSTILFTVYLVIPNYTSFGHLFFLLLWLIGRQILGKTRWQLWFPLKVYAVVVLVLIYSMSVFTGFQIWLSSIVDLDSAFGYKNKASTIENIWESLAILVVMQLYSYERSHNKNFLENDFDGPEMKALSFIKRLLIWHSEKILYLASFYASVSPVSAFGLVYLLGLVISSVLPKTSRTPSILLLLYSGFLAMVEYLYQMWGNQAEMFPGQKHSYLSLFLGLQLYKPGFLGIESGLRNKVLVIAACVLRYNVFHWMKIIPHDNGNRGKWDEPCTLFAFTEATKNETESKLTSHTWSSLNSSLFQGPNVVPPEKRSSDGMNNAYLYNYFWESSKESRKWNRRRILSLRKDRLDMQKTSLRIHMKFWIENMFNLFGLEMNMIVLLLASFAVLNAISLLYIASLAACVLLHRRIIKRLWPVFVFLCASIVIIEYLVLWQNLSVGKQPAAQVPCHDCWRSFEVYYSFCQKCWLGTIADDPRILISYYVVFMFSCFKLRSDHLSIPYGSQIYREMIFNCYKASVLSDLSFETKGLWTYLDFLRLYGYCHLLDLVLVLILITGTLEYDVLHLGYLGFALVFFRMRLEILKKKNKIFRFLRMYNFGLIVISLAYQSPFIGSATEGKCDTTDYISQVIGFYKYDYGFRITSRSALVEIVIFMLVSLQSYMFSSKEFDYVSKYLEAEQIGAIVHEQEKRAAWKKEHLQHICKSQEQKCLRNLQVEKMKSEMLNLKIQLDSMTISGNCGNNSPGSESVQRIKSSMRSHSVNGIWGSGENELKREDLSLSSDALSNFDTIESPTSEGAESLLAESSKDMIDNLHEMPQLKFKATDLYSLVDSEGRGREKLKTRGNPIISTVHLIGDGVSLVKSLGNSAVHNLINFLNIEHKGQDSDEHSSEDEVYYETETENICNEQAEQTAHVVRSSSDKIMSDATYSQIGIILRYMWSQMRSNNDVVCYCCFIIVFLWNFSMLSMVYLMALFLYALCTNTGPSHIFWVVMLIYTEFCILLQYLYQIIIQHCGFTINVSLLQEFGFPADKIVSSFVTSNWPLFLVYLFTLLQTTITTKDNDWGNMVTEFSFSKRKNHLQQDHVKRYNCPQRIQRLFLAVRDVSRQFVRKLHRYWKSLTEEAETPPYFVQLSLEVTLWPADNIQPEKIESGINRLLKILHDQRCKEKHVNRFHSPSRVRVQSIESSQENVDVALIVLEVVHASPSLESSPTPAEWYTSLTPAADVANEILKAQHDGILDWIRFPYPILSVIGGGKREVDLYAYTFCADLAVFFLVAIFYNSVIKNNTEFLEVYQLEDQFPKEFVFILMAIFFLIVLDRIIYLRSFATGKVIFYLSNIVLFTYSITRYAWNMEPSHQYAGRLALRAVYLTKAISLALQAIQIRFGMPNKSTLYRQFLTSSISQINFIGFRGYRALPFLYELRCVLDWSCTTTSLTMYDWLKLEDIHGSLFLVKCDVELNRASHQQGQRQSKMTKFCNGICLFLVLICVIWAPMLMYSSGNPTNIANPIKDASVQIEIKTISGRLTLFETTLCEKISWSKLDTNTKLDTHNYLSTYNEQDIQLICCQADASSLWLVPPVVQARYMNSLQRSMDIVFSWKFTRDRPKGKEIVKYELTVQDQDLPKSSEVREVLNGTANSFTIRNLYPRYFRVTGSGEVRFLENAVDLVSGELFLNRGNPEWWSFHDIDVSNIGGCGDLAGPLAIVVSEETPQGILGETLSKFSIWGLYITFVLAVGRFIRLQCSDLRMRIPFENLPSCDRLLAICEDIYAARAEGELEVEEVLYWTLVKIYRSPHMLLEYTKLD; translated from the exons ATGGGTAGATTTCTCAGTGGGTTCCTATTGCCTATGCTGCTTTTGTTTG CGGCTTTACTAAGTTGGAGTTTGATATCTCTTGCTGATTTGCTAGCCTTTCTCTTCGTTCAATATGCTGCTCCGAAAATTG GTTCTCGATATTTGAGGAAACCTTTGGTAACATGGTGTGCTATCATATTTTCCTTGTTGGTTATTCTTTCACAAGCAATATTTCATATTGTTTTGGCTATTAAGGGGGATCAGTGGAGTGTAGTTGACACTTGCTGGGCCAGATTAATTGGATTTTTACA TGTGCAATCTTGGATATCTCCATCTATCGTCTATTTTGTGGTTATCCAAGTACTCGTTGCTTGTGTTGCTCTATGTGAAATCCATGGGAGTATGTCTGGTTTGGATCCATGGAGAAACTCTTATTTCAGGGGCCTTGACACTTCTGCTGTACTTATAG GTTCCCATGTCAGGGTTTTATGCTGCTTATTGTTGCCTGGATTACAATTAATTGTGGGTATCAGTCACCCTTCTTGGATATCTTTACCATTTTTCATATGTAGTGCTATTGGTCTTGTCGACTGGTCTCTAACGAGCAATTTTCTCGGCCTCTTCCG GTGGTGGAGGCATCTTCTGTTGTATGCAGGCTTCAACATCATCTTGTTGTATGCTTACCAACTTCCAATTGAATATTCAGAGAAACTTTTATGGTTTGCTGATTTCATTGGTCTATTTAGAATATCTGCAAACTCGGCCTGGTCGGAAATTTGTTCTGTTGTGTCTCTTTTCCTTTTCTATATTATA CTATCCTGGATTAGATGTGACCTAGAAGAAATGGATTTCATTGTATCCACTGGGGAAAACAACTTGACCGAGCAGCTTCTTCCTAAAAGGCATTCGTTTTTTATTCGCAAGTCAAG ATCAGGAGTGAGGCATACTAATGTATTTTTGCAGAGAGCTGTCTTTCGTACTTTTAGCATCAATTTTTTCACTTATGGCTTTCCG ATAACCTTGCTTGCTCTCACATTTTGGAGTTTCCATTTTGCAAGTTTATGTGCATTTGGATTACTTGCATATGTTGGCTACGTTCTGTATGCTTTTCCTCCAATGCTTCATTTGCACCGGCTGAATGGTTCACTTCTTGTTTTCATTCTTTTTTGGGGTGCTAGCACATATGTCTTTAATGTGGCATTTACATTTTTTAACAAGGAGTTGGACAAG GACATGGTGATTTGGGAAACCATAGGCTTATGGCATTACTCAACACCGGGGCTTTATTTACTGGCTCAATTTGGTCTCGGTGTCCTTGTTGCTATGGGAAATCTGGTTAACAATTCTGTTATCTCTTATTTGTCTGATGAAGAAGGACCATCTACAATTGAAAGTTCTAATGTAGAAG GGAAAGAAGAAACTATAGTTTTCATTGTTGCTACAATTGCATGGGGACTGCGTAAAACTTCTCGTGTTATAGTGTTAGCTCTACTACTTCTGATGTCAACAAAATCTGGCATGATACATGTTGTATACA TGATTTTCTTTATGATTCATCTACTACGAGATACCGTTGGTAAAAAGCTCCGCATTTCTTTAATTCTACTATGCCAGGCACATTTTTCTCTATTGTACATTCTTGAACTTCATGTAGTATCCAAGACCTTCAACCAGAAATTCTCATCTTTTATGGACATTCTCTCAGACTTGG GCCTTCTTAACCAAACTAGTGGCGAATTCCTACCAATGGCTTTGCTTGCATGCTTCTGTTCCATTCACAATCATGGGTTTGACATGGTTTTCTCATTCTCAGCAATTGTGCAACGTGCTCCCTACCCTCCAGTTGGGTTTAGCATTTTGAGAGCTGGTTTGATTAAATCAGTTCTTCTGTCTCTAAGTTCTTCTAGGGAGTATCATCGAATCAATTCTTCTAATG AGAGAAAGATAACATCTTATTTGAGTGCAATGGGACAAAAGTGTCTCTCAGCATATCGATCATGGGGAACCTACATTGCCCTTTCGACTATTCTTTTTACAGTATACCTTGTAATACCTAATTACACTTCATTTGGTCATCTATTCTTCCTCTTACTTTGGTTGATTGGAAGACAAATTTTGGGAAAAACAAGATGGCAGCTTTGGTTTCCTCTGAAAGTTTATGCAGTTGTAGTCCTTGTATTGATATATAGTATGAGTGTCTTCACTGGCTTTCAGATATGGTTGTCAAGTATAGTCGATCTTGATTCTGCATTTGGTTATAAAAATAAAGCTTCAACAATAGAAAATATTTGGGAATCACTAGCTATATTGGTTGTAATGCAACTATATAGCTATGAGAGGAGTCATAACAAGAACTTTTTAGAAAACGACTTTGATGGGCCTGAAATGAAAGCACTCTCGTTTATCAAACGTCTTCTGATATGGCACAGTGAGAAGATTCTTTATCTGGCCTCATTCTACGCATCAGTTTCTCCAGTGAGCGCATTTGGCTTAGTTTATCTTCTTGGTCTGGTCATAAGTTCAGTGTTACCAAAAACTTCTAGAACTCCTTCAATACTATTACTACTGTATTCAGGATTTTTAGCAATGGTTGAATATCTCTACCAGATGTGGGGTAACCAGGCTGAAATGTTCCCTGGTCAAAAGCACTCTTATCTGTCATTATTTTTGGGATTGCAGTTGTACAAGCCAGGATTCTTGGGTATAGAATCAGGCTTGCGGAACAAAGTTTTGGTAATCGCTGCATGTGTGCTCCGATACAATGTTTTTCATTGGATGAAAATAATTCCACATGACAATGGAAACAGAGGCAAATGGGATGAGCCTTGCACTTTGTTTGCCTTTACTGAAGCAACAAAAAATGAAACAGAAAGTAAACTAACAAGCCACACCTGGTCATCTTTAAACTCTTCCCTTTTTCAAGGGCCAAACGTTGTGCCTCCTGAAAAACGGTCTTCTGATGGTATGAACAACGCATACTTATACAACTATTTCTGGGAAAGTTCCAAAGAGAGTCGTAAGTGGAATAGAAGAAGGATTCTTTCTTTGAGAAAGGATAGGCTCGATATGCAGAAGACTAGTTTGAGAATACATATGAAGTTTTGGATTGAGAATATGTTCAATCTCTTTGGCCTTGAGATGAACATGATAGTACTACTTCTTGCCAGCTTTGCAGTGTTAAATGCAATCTCTTTGTTGTATATTGCTTCACTTGCTGCTTGTGTTCTTTTACATCGACGTATTATAAAGAGATTGTGGCCTGTTTTTGTGTTCCTGTGTGCTTCTATTGTCATCATTGAATACTTGGTTCTTTGGCAGAATTTATCTGTTGGGAAGCAGCCTGCTGCACAAGTGCCCTGCCATGACTGTTGGAGATCTTTCGAGGTGTATTACAGCTTCTGTCAAAAGTGCTGGCTAG GAACCATAGCTGATGATCCCAGAATTCTTATAAGCTATTATGTCGTGTTCATGTTCTCATGCTTCAAGCTTCGTTCTGACCATTTGTCTATTCCCTATGGATCCCAAATATACAgagaaatgatatttaattgctATAAAGCCTCTGTTTTAAGTGATCTCTCATTTGAAACAAAAGGTTTATGGACATATCTTGACTTTCTTAGGCTCTACGGTTATTGTCACTTACTTGATCTTGTTCTTGTTTTGATTTTGATCACTGGGACCCTCGAGTACGATGTCCTTCACCTTGGATATCTTGGTTTTGCACTTGTTTTTTTCCGAATGAGGCTTGagatattgaagaagaagaacaaaatCTTCAGGTTCTTAAGAATGTATAACTTTGGTCTAATTGTTATCTCTTTAGCTTATCAATCTCCCTTCATAGGGAGCGCCACTGAAGGGAAATGTGATACCACAGATTACATTAGTCAGGTGATTGGATTCTATAAATATGACTACGGTTTTCGAATCACTTCAAGATCTGCTCTTGTTGAAATTGTCATATTCATGTTAGTGTCACTTCAATCATACATGTTTTCATCCAAAGAGTTTGATTATGTATCGAAATACCTTGAGGCAGAGCAAATTGGCGCCATAGTGCATGAGCAGGAGAAGAGAGCTGCTTGGAAGAAAGAACATTTGCAGCATATATGTAAATCTCAAGAGCAAAAGTGCCTGAGAAATCTGCAAGTTGAAAAGATGAAGTCAGAGATGCTCAACCTTAAAATCCAGCTTGATAGCATGACTATTTCTGGGAATTGTGGTAACAATTCTCCAGGAAGTGAAAGTGTTCAAAGAATAAAATCCTCCATGCGTTCACATAGTGTGAATGGAATATGGGGAAGTGGAGAAAATGAGTTAAAGAGAGAAGACCTTAGTTTGAGCTCTGATGCTTTGTCAAATTTTGATACAATTGAATCTCCAACAAGTGAAGGAGCTGAAAGTTTGTTAGCAGAATCCTCAAAGGATATGATAGATAATCTTCATGAGATGCCTCAACTTAAGTTTAAGGCCACTGATTTGTATAGCCTTGTGGATTCAGAAGGAAGAGGTAGGGAAAAGTTGAAAACAAGGGGAAACCCCATAATTTCAACAGTTCATCTTATTGGTGATGGAGTTTCTCTAGTTAAGTCCCTTGGGAATTCGGCAGTCCAtaatcttattaatttcttaaacATAGAACACAAGGGACAAGATTCGGACGAGCATTCTTCTGAGGATGAGGTGTATTATGAAACAGAAACTGAGAACATATGTAATGAACAAGCAGAACAAACTGCTCATGTAGTGCGATCAAGTAGTGACAAGATCATGTCTGATGCTACATACTCCCAAATCGGTATCATTTTACGTTACATGTGGAGTCAGATGAGATCAAATAATGATGTTGTTTGTTACTGCTGCTTTATCATTGTGTTCTTATGGAATTTCAGTATGTTATCCATGGTATATCTCATGGCTCTCTTCTTGTATGCTCTTTGTACAAACACCGGTCCAAGTCATATATTTTGGGTTGTTATGCTTATTTATACTGAGTTCTGCATACTACTTCAGTATCTATATCAAATCATTATCCAGCATTGTGGGTTTACCATTAATGTAAGCTTACTCCAAGAATTTGGATTTCCGGCTGACAAAATTGTGTCGTCTTTCGTCACAAGCAACTGGCCCctttttttagtgtatttattcaCTCTTTTACAAACCACCATAACAACAAAAGATAACGATTGGGGAAACATGGTTACAGAATTCAGCTTCAGTAAGAGAAAAAACCATCTCCAACAAGATCATGTAAAGAGATACAATTGCCCTCAGAGAATACAAAGATTATTCCTAGCTGTAAGAGATGTCAGTAGACAGTTTGTCAGAAAGTTGCATAGGTACTGGAAATCACTTACAGAAGAAGCAGAAACTCCACCTTACTTTGTGCAGCTGTCTTTGGAAGTTACATTGTGGCCTGCTGATAATATCCAGCCAGAGAAAATTGAATCAGGAATTAATAGGTTGCTTAAGATTTTACATGATCAAAGATGCAAAGAAAAACATGTGAACCGCTTCCACTCACCAAGTCGTGTTCGAGTTCAAAGCATTGAAAGTAGCCAGGAAAATGTTGATGTAGCTTTGATTGTTTTGGAGGTTGTGCATGCCTCTCCTTCATTAGAATCCAGTCCAACACCAGCAGAGTGGTACACATCACTAACTCCAGCTGCTGATGTTGCTAATGAGATCTTAAAAGCTCAACATGATGGAATTCTTGATTGGATACGATTCCCATACCCAATACTCTCTGTGATTGGTGGTGGGAAAAGGGAAGTGGATTTATATGCTTACACATTCTGTGCCGATTTGGCTGTTTTCTTCTTAGTTGCCATTTTCTACAATTCTGTCATAAAGAACAACACTGAGTTTCTCGAAGTTTATCAGCTAGAAGACCAGTTCCCAAAAGAGTTTGTATTTATTTTGATG GCAATCTTTTTCTTAATTGTGCTTGATCGAATAATTTATCTTCGATCATTTGCCACTGGGAAAGTGATCTTCTATCTTTCCAACATTGTTCTCTTCACTTATTCTATCACAAGGTATGCTTGGAACATGGAGCCATCGCATCAATATGCTGGAAGATTAGCATTGCGTGCTGTATATCTAACAAAGGCCATTTCTTTGGCTCTTCAAGCCATACAAATTCGGTTTGGGATGCCAAACAAGAGCACTTTGTACAGACAGTTTTTGACGAGTAGTATTTcacaaattaattttattggttttcgAGGTTATCGCGCTCTTCCATTCCTCTATGAACTTCGATGTGTACTTGATTGGTCTTGCACAACTACATCTTTGACCATGTATGATTGGTTGAAA TTGGAGGACATACATGGAAGTTTGTTTCTTGTAAAGTGTGATGTGGAACTCAATAGAGCCAGCCATCAACAAGGGCAAAGGCAATCCAAAATGACAAAATTCTGCAATGGAATTTGCTTATTTTTGGTATTAATATGTGTTATATGGGCTCCTATGCTG ATGTACAGCAGTGGAAACCCCACAAACATAGCAAACCCCATTAAAGATGCCAGTGTGCAAATCGAAATAAAAACAATCAGTGGAAGGCTGACATTATTCGAAACTACTTTGTGTGAAAAGATATCTTGGAGCAAACTCGACACAAATACTAAGTTAGATACACATAATTATCTGAGTACATACAATGAGCAAGATATTCAATTGATATGCTGCCAAGCTGATGCAAGTTCCTTATGGCTTGTCCCTCCCGTTGTTCAGGCCAGATACATGAATTCTCTTCAGAGAAGCATGGACATTGTCTTCTCTTGGAAATTTACTAGGGACAGGCCAAAAGGAAAAGAAATAGTGAAATATGAACTAACTGTTCAAGATCAGGATCTTCCTAAATCATCAGAAGTAAGGGAAGTCTTAAATGGTACTGCCAATAGCTTCACAATACGTAACTTATATCCAAGATACTTCAGGGTCACTGGCTCAGGCGAAGTGAGATTTCTTGAAAATGCG GTTGATTTGGTCAGTGGAGAACTTTTTCTGAATAGGGGCAATCCAGAATGGTGGTCTTTCCATGACATAGATGTATCGAACATTGGTGGATGTGGAGATTTGGCAGGACCTTTGGCCATTGTTGTGTCTGAAGAAACACCAC AGGGCATTCTTGGTGAAACACTGAGCAAATTCAGCATATGGGGTCTTTACATAACCTTTGTACTAGCAGTCGGTCGTTTTATAAGATTACAATGTTCTGATCTCAGAATGAGAATACCATTTGAGAACCTTCCTTCTTGTGATAg